A region of Flavobacterium album DNA encodes the following proteins:
- the accD gene encoding acetyl-CoA carboxylase, carboxyltransferase subunit beta: MAWFKRTEKGITTATEDKKDVPKGLWYKSPTGKIVDADELAKNFYVSPEDGYHVRIGSKEYFNILFDNNEFKELDKDMTSKDTLKFVDTKKYGDRLKDAMEKTKLKDAVRTAVGKSKGKDIVIACMDFSFIGGSMGAVVGEKIARAIDHSIKNKIPFLMISKSGGARMMEAAYSLMQLAKTSAKLAQLADAGIPYISLCTDPTTGGTTASYAMLGDVNISEPGALIGFAGPRVVKDTTGKDLPEGFQTAEFVLEHGFLDFITPRKELKDKINLYLDLIQNQPIR; encoded by the coding sequence ATGGCTTGGTTTAAAAGAACGGAAAAAGGGATAACAACAGCTACCGAAGACAAGAAAGATGTACCGAAAGGATTATGGTACAAATCGCCTACCGGTAAAATAGTAGATGCAGATGAGCTTGCCAAAAATTTTTACGTAAGCCCTGAAGACGGCTACCATGTAAGGATAGGCAGCAAGGAGTACTTTAACATCCTGTTTGACAACAACGAATTTAAGGAGCTTGACAAGGATATGACATCCAAGGACACGCTTAAGTTTGTTGATACCAAGAAGTATGGCGACAGGCTGAAAGATGCTATGGAGAAAACAAAACTGAAGGATGCCGTAAGGACAGCTGTAGGAAAGTCGAAAGGCAAAGACATCGTAATCGCCTGTATGGACTTCTCTTTCATCGGCGGCTCGATGGGTGCTGTGGTTGGTGAGAAAATTGCCCGCGCCATAGACCACTCTATAAAAAACAAAATCCCGTTCCTGATGATTTCTAAATCTGGCGGCGCAAGGATGATGGAAGCAGCCTACTCGCTGATGCAGCTTGCCAAGACATCGGCCAAACTCGCACAGCTTGCGGATGCAGGCATACCGTATATTTCGCTTTGTACCGACCCTACAACAGGAGGAACAACTGCATCCTATGCGATGCTGGGCGACGTAAACATCTCTGAGCCGGGAGCACTGATAGGCTTTGCAGGCCCAAGAGTTGTGAAAGACACCACCGGTAAAGACCTGCCGGAAGGTTTCCAGACCGCAGAGTTCGTACTTGAGCATGGGTTCCTGGATTTCATCACCCCTCGAAAGGAACTGA
- the fbaA gene encoding class II fructose-bisphosphate aldolase: MAHNIKPGVATGDQVQEIFKYAKEKGFALPAVNVTGSSTINGVLETAAKLKAPVIIQFSNGGAAFNAGKGLSNEGERAAILGAIAGAKHIHTLAEAYGATVILHTDHCAKKLLPWVDGLLDASEKHFAETGKPLFSSHMLDLSEEPLEENIEICVQYLKRMSKMGMTLEIELGITGGEEDGVDNSDVDSSKLYTQPEEVAHTYEKLMKVSDKFTIAAAFGNVHGVYKPGNVKLTPKILRNSQEYVQNKFNTGPNPVDFVFHGGSGSTLEEIREAISYGVIKMNIDTDLQFAFTEGIRDYMTSKIDYLKTQIGSPDGPESPNKKHYDPRKWVREGELTFNKRLEQAFADLNNVNTL, translated from the coding sequence ATGGCCCACAATATTAAGCCCGGCGTAGCAACGGGAGACCAGGTTCAGGAGATCTTTAAATATGCCAAAGAGAAAGGTTTTGCCCTTCCGGCAGTAAACGTAACCGGCTCAAGCACCATTAACGGTGTGCTTGAAACAGCGGCAAAACTAAAAGCCCCTGTAATTATCCAGTTCTCTAACGGCGGCGCTGCCTTTAATGCGGGCAAAGGACTTTCTAATGAAGGAGAACGTGCAGCCATCCTTGGAGCCATTGCCGGTGCAAAACACATACACACCCTTGCTGAAGCGTATGGCGCAACAGTGATACTACATACCGACCATTGCGCGAAAAAACTGCTTCCGTGGGTAGATGGGCTTCTTGATGCCAGCGAAAAGCATTTTGCCGAAACAGGAAAACCATTGTTCAGCTCGCACATGCTTGACCTTTCGGAAGAGCCTTTGGAAGAGAATATAGAAATCTGCGTACAGTACCTTAAAAGGATGAGCAAAATGGGCATGACCCTTGAAATCGAGCTGGGCATTACGGGCGGTGAGGAAGATGGCGTTGATAACTCTGATGTCGACAGCTCAAAACTATACACCCAGCCTGAAGAGGTAGCACATACTTATGAGAAACTTATGAAAGTGTCAGACAAATTTACCATCGCTGCTGCTTTCGGGAACGTACACGGCGTATACAAACCGGGTAACGTGAAGCTTACACCGAAAATCCTAAGAAACTCACAGGAATATGTACAGAACAAATTCAACACAGGTCCAAACCCTGTAGATTTTGTATTCCACGGTGGATCAGGCTCAACACTTGAGGAAATCAGGGAAGCTATTTCGTATGGTGTTATCAAAATGAATATTGATACCGACCTGCAATTTGCATTTACCGAAGGTATCCGTGATTATATGACTTCTAAGATCGACTACCTGAAAACACAGATAGGCAGCCCTGACGGGCCGGAGTCGCCAAACAAAAAACATTATGACCCAAGGAAATGGGTGCGCGAAGGCGAACTGACTTTCAACAAAAGGCTGGAGCAGGCTTTTGCCGACCTTAACAACGTAAATACATTATAA
- a CDS encoding helix-turn-helix transcriptional regulator: MARKEIKFEEVFNPKKKEELKDFIADQSALQSKERQLANKLLAISYTLEDYIQSEDENSEILKVLDFVKMYLKALNLTKKELAAYFEMKDSNLHKYLSGERKLNAEVVLKLSAFSHTRPEYWYRIQVKNELIELKKEEKKIKEYQKFDYRNLVAV; this comes from the coding sequence ATGGCTAGGAAAGAAATTAAATTTGAAGAGGTTTTTAATCCAAAGAAGAAAGAGGAGCTAAAAGATTTTATTGCCGACCAATCAGCCCTGCAATCAAAAGAGCGCCAATTAGCCAACAAGCTATTGGCAATTAGCTATACTCTTGAAGATTATATCCAAAGCGAGGATGAAAACAGTGAAATACTTAAGGTGCTGGATTTTGTAAAAATGTACCTGAAAGCCCTTAATCTAACAAAAAAAGAACTGGCGGCTTATTTTGAGATGAAGGACAGCAATTTACATAAATACTTATCGGGTGAGCGAAAACTAAATGCGGAGGTTGTTTTAAAACTTAGCGCTTTTTCGCACACCAGGCCGGAATACTGGTACCGTATCCAGGTAAAGAATGAACTTATTGAATTGAAGAAAGAAGAGAAGAAAATAAAAGAATATCAAAAATTCGATTACAGGAATCTCGTAGCCGTTTAA
- a CDS encoding BamA/TamA family outer membrane protein, producing the protein MRNITTKIALILISGWFLYSCSLVKNVPEGKHLLKKNDVRVNGEEKNDDEHKAQLYQLPNTDVLGWHIRLSIYNLANKDADSSYQEWLKRKPGRHEFLRKMLSEKQVQRLGNSFFVSGFSNFAKKTGEPPVIVDLNRIKKSRNRLFAFYYKKGYFRANVKYTIDTLENKRAEVRYDIETGKPYKLDSIIPYIETPALDSLYITIKAGSLIKKGDQYNEANFTAERERITTYFRNRGAYTFQQNNISYVLDTVGNNYKANVDFIIDNETVKQGDSTFVRPFRLYKISQVNIYTKNPTSPEQAIDSVSYNGFNLYSTGKLNYRPKALTDAVFITQGSDFADFRRMLTSRYLTNLRVFNYPTIEYKEDPRDPTGTSLITNIYLNPRKKFRFTPSVDFTHSNIQDFGIQGSLGVSIRNIFKGAEILEISTRGNIGSSRDVAIPDRSFFNILEYGADLKLTFPRIFFPFKTEKIIPKKMIPSTIMSFGISRQRNIGLDKENFTGVLSYNWTPDRGRTAKLDLFNIQYIRNVNAGNYFNVYRSSYNRLNQYANTYESQVDPAYFNAPPNPDGSKDLKIESGTNGFITDIKNNQITVSDEDRKGINRIEERRQRLTENNLIFATNFTYTTNSKKDLLDNTFFIFKTKVEAAGSIPSLIAPLMSENKDVPVGSRTFLDVQYSQYIKGELDFIKHFDLRRGKVLAMRAFFGLAVPYGNSTSIPFARSYFAGGSNDNRAWQSYSLGPGRSGGVNDFNEANLKMAYSAELRFNIFGKLNGAIFGDVGNIWNVFDQVDDPNYTFNGLKSFEDLALGTGVGFRYDFNFFIVRFDVGFKTYNPGKPEGERWFNEYNLSKCVYNVGINYPF; encoded by the coding sequence TTGAGAAATATAACAACAAAAATAGCACTAATTCTTATATCGGGTTGGTTTTTATATTCCTGTTCGCTCGTTAAGAACGTGCCGGAGGGTAAGCACCTCCTGAAAAAAAATGATGTAAGGGTAAACGGCGAAGAAAAAAACGACGATGAGCACAAAGCGCAGCTCTACCAATTGCCCAATACCGATGTTTTAGGCTGGCACATTCGCCTGAGCATTTACAACCTTGCCAACAAGGATGCCGACTCCTCCTATCAGGAATGGCTTAAAAGGAAGCCGGGAAGGCATGAGTTCTTACGAAAGATGCTTTCGGAAAAGCAGGTACAGCGGCTGGGTAATTCCTTTTTCGTGTCGGGCTTTAGCAACTTTGCCAAAAAAACCGGCGAGCCTCCTGTAATTGTTGACCTGAACAGGATAAAGAAATCACGCAACAGGCTTTTTGCCTTTTATTACAAGAAAGGTTATTTCAGGGCAAACGTAAAATATACCATTGACACCCTTGAAAACAAGCGTGCTGAAGTGCGTTATGATATCGAAACAGGGAAGCCTTACAAGCTGGACTCGATCATACCTTACATAGAAACTCCGGCGCTCGACAGCCTTTACATCACTATAAAAGCAGGATCGCTCATAAAGAAAGGCGACCAGTATAATGAAGCTAATTTTACAGCAGAAAGGGAACGCATCACAACCTACTTCCGTAACCGCGGAGCCTATACCTTCCAGCAAAATAATATATCATATGTACTGGACACTGTGGGCAATAACTACAAGGCCAATGTCGACTTTATCATTGACAATGAGACCGTAAAGCAGGGCGACTCTACTTTTGTAAGGCCGTTCAGGCTGTACAAGATCAGCCAGGTAAATATTTACACCAAAAATCCCACAAGCCCCGAACAGGCCATTGACAGCGTGAGTTACAATGGTTTTAACCTGTACAGCACCGGGAAGTTGAACTACCGGCCAAAAGCGCTTACTGATGCGGTATTTATAACACAGGGGAGCGACTTCGCCGATTTCAGGAGGATGCTTACCTCAAGGTACCTTACCAACCTGAGGGTTTTTAACTACCCAACCATTGAATACAAAGAAGACCCGAGAGACCCGACCGGCACTTCGCTGATAACCAATATTTACCTAAATCCGCGAAAAAAATTCCGCTTTACTCCCAGCGTCGATTTTACTCACTCCAACATCCAGGATTTCGGGATCCAGGGGAGCCTTGGGGTATCGATAAGAAATATCTTTAAGGGCGCCGAGATCCTGGAGATCTCCACACGCGGCAACATCGGCTCATCGAGGGATGTGGCAATACCTGACAGGTCGTTCTTCAATATACTTGAATATGGTGCCGACCTGAAGCTTACCTTTCCTCGCATCTTCTTCCCTTTCAAAACCGAAAAGATCATACCGAAAAAGATGATCCCGTCAACGATAATGAGTTTTGGTATCAGCAGGCAGCGGAACATCGGGCTTGACAAGGAAAATTTTACAGGGGTGCTCAGCTATAACTGGACACCTGACAGGGGCCGCACAGCAAAACTCGACCTGTTTAACATACAATACATACGCAATGTAAATGCGGGCAATTATTTTAATGTATACCGTTCGTCCTACAACAGGCTTAACCAATATGCCAATACTTATGAAAGCCAGGTAGACCCAGCCTATTTTAATGCACCTCCAAATCCGGATGGTTCTAAGGACCTGAAAATAGAATCGGGCACCAACGGCTTTATCACAGATATAAAAAACAACCAGATAACAGTGAGCGACGAAGACCGCAAGGGCATCAACCGCATCGAGGAGCGCAGGCAGAGGCTTACAGAGAACAACCTGATCTTTGCGACAAATTTCACTTACACTACCAATTCTAAAAAAGACCTTCTTGATAATACTTTCTTTATTTTCAAGACTAAGGTAGAAGCCGCCGGCAGCATACCCTCGCTGATAGCCCCCCTTATGTCAGAAAACAAGGATGTGCCTGTAGGCAGCCGTACGTTTCTGGATGTACAATATTCGCAGTACATAAAAGGAGAGCTCGACTTTATAAAGCACTTTGACCTCAGGCGCGGGAAAGTACTGGCCATGCGCGCGTTTTTCGGGCTGGCGGTACCCTACGGCAACTCTACCTCGATACCTTTTGCCCGAAGCTATTTCGCGGGAGGCTCGAATGATAACAGGGCATGGCAGTCCTACAGCCTTGGACCCGGCCGCAGCGGTGGGGTTAACGACTTTAATGAAGCCAACCTCAAAATGGCCTACAGCGCCGAGCTTCGCTTTAATATATTCGGCAAGCTTAACGGTGCGATCTTTGGCGATGTAGGCAACATCTGGAATGTTTTTGACCAGGTGGACGATCCTAATTACACCTTTAACGGCCTGAAATCTTTTGAAGACCTGGCACTCGGCACAGGCGTTGGCTTCAGGTATGACTTTAACTTCTTCATTGTACGTTTTGATGTGGGATTCAAGACGTACAATCCCGGAAAACCGGAAGGCGAACGCTGGTTTAATGAGTACAACCTTTCCAAATGCGTTTATAATGTGGGGATAAATTATCCTTTCTAA
- a CDS encoding TrmH family RNA methyltransferase, translating to MVSKNQIKTITGLQQKKYRKLHKLFFAEGIKVVQELLNSNFELHRLFTTQDIFSELPKDKVDIITEAELKKISALATPNACLALFVVPDEKQVPENGLIVALDDIRDPGNLGTIIRLCDWFGIEHLVCSENCVDVYNPKVVQATMGSITRVNVVYTDLSDYIAKTSLPVFGTFMDGKNIYSEALPKDGIIVMGNEANGISPEIENLVTNKIAIPRFGSLQMTESLNVATAAAITLSEFRRNFESI from the coding sequence ATGGTTAGCAAAAACCAAATTAAAACAATAACGGGTTTACAGCAAAAAAAATACAGGAAGCTGCACAAATTGTTCTTTGCCGAAGGGATAAAGGTAGTGCAGGAATTGCTGAATTCCAATTTTGAATTGCACAGGCTGTTTACCACCCAGGATATATTCAGTGAACTGCCAAAAGATAAAGTTGATATCATTACCGAAGCCGAGCTGAAAAAGATAAGCGCCTTGGCAACACCTAATGCCTGCCTGGCCTTATTTGTTGTCCCCGACGAAAAACAGGTGCCTGAAAACGGCCTTATCGTTGCGCTTGACGATATACGTGACCCGGGTAACCTGGGGACTATCATCAGGCTGTGCGACTGGTTTGGTATAGAACATTTGGTATGCTCTGAAAATTGTGTGGATGTGTATAACCCAAAAGTAGTACAGGCTACAATGGGCTCTATTACACGGGTCAATGTGGTTTATACCGACCTGTCGGACTACATTGCTAAAACTTCGCTCCCGGTATTCGGTACCTTTATGGACGGGAAGAATATTTATAGCGAAGCGCTGCCGAAGGATGGCATCATTGTTATGGGCAATGAAGCTAATGGCATTTCTCCAGAAATAGAAAATCTGGTGACAAATAAAATAGCGATCCCGCGCTTTGGCAGCCTGCAAATGACAGAAAGCCTCAATGTGGCTACCGCAGCAGCTATCACATTAAGCGAGTTCCGAAGGAATTTTGAAAGTATTTAG
- a CDS encoding porin family protein, producing MKKLILFILLLSGLTSQAQFGTRIFGRDPIIHLENFDKQRTHWGYFLGFNSYDFKFDYKNNPGKDIEVKGTTGFNVGLVGNLRIFEYLDLRFEPGLYYTQRDLTFYEDGLVDNKRQVKSTYLHFPLLLKFSSKRTGNVRPYLLGGFSRSWNLSSNADAKDDNMTGGNFRMVKWTTNYELGIGIDLYFEYFKFSPSIRGVFSLDDELIRDNDPNSPYTGNVGSMKTRGVFVNFTFH from the coding sequence ATGAAGAAATTAATTCTATTCATACTACTGCTATCAGGCCTTACAAGCCAGGCGCAGTTTGGCACCCGCATATTTGGCCGCGACCCTATTATACACCTGGAGAACTTCGACAAGCAGCGTACGCACTGGGGTTACTTTCTTGGCTTCAATAGCTACGATTTCAAATTCGACTACAAGAACAATCCGGGTAAGGACATAGAGGTAAAGGGTACTACCGGCTTTAACGTTGGCCTTGTGGGCAACCTCAGGATTTTCGAATACCTTGACCTGCGTTTTGAGCCGGGCCTTTATTATACCCAACGCGACCTTACATTTTATGAAGACGGCCTGGTGGATAATAAAAGGCAGGTAAAATCGACGTACCTGCATTTCCCGTTATTGCTGAAATTCTCTTCAAAGCGGACAGGCAATGTACGCCCCTATCTTCTGGGCGGTTTTTCGCGCTCCTGGAACCTCAGCAGTAATGCTGATGCCAAAGACGATAACATGACCGGGGGAAATTTCAGGATGGTAAAATGGACAACCAATTATGAATTGGGCATTGGTATAGACCTTTACTTCGAATACTTCAAATTCTCGCCTTCTATACGCGGCGTGTTCAGCCTTGACGATGAGCTTATCAGGGATAATGACCCAAACAGCCCTTATACCGGCAATGTAGGCTCAATGAAAACCCGTGGTGTTTTTGTAAACTTCACTTTCCATTAA
- the ubiE gene encoding bifunctional demethylmenaquinone methyltransferase/2-methoxy-6-polyprenyl-1,4-benzoquinol methylase UbiE: protein MSQQVTPYKDSGLGKKEQVAQMFDTISGKYDGLNRVISFGIDVKWRKKVLKMVAAKNPERVLDIATGTGDLAILMAQTNAKEIIGADISEGMMEVGRKKVTEKTLDSRVKLVYGDSENLPFADNYFDAITVAFGVRNFETLEKGLAEILRVLKPNGIFVILETSVPEKFPFKQGYTFYSKYMLPMIGRLFSKDRSAYAYLSESASVFPHGEALNNILRKIGFIEVKNMPQTFGVATIYSASKQ from the coding sequence ATGTCACAACAAGTTACTCCATACAAAGATTCCGGCCTTGGCAAGAAAGAGCAGGTCGCACAGATGTTCGATACCATATCCGGCAAGTACGACGGACTGAACCGTGTAATCTCTTTTGGCATAGACGTGAAATGGAGGAAGAAGGTCCTGAAGATGGTTGCTGCCAAAAACCCGGAGCGCGTACTGGATATTGCCACCGGTACCGGCGACCTCGCCATCCTGATGGCGCAGACGAATGCCAAAGAAATTATAGGTGCCGACATATCCGAAGGGATGATGGAAGTCGGGCGTAAAAAAGTTACTGAAAAAACCCTTGACAGCAGGGTAAAGCTAGTATATGGTGACAGCGAAAACCTGCCATTTGCCGATAATTACTTTGATGCCATAACCGTAGCTTTTGGGGTACGCAATTTCGAAACGCTTGAAAAAGGCCTTGCCGAAATACTGCGCGTACTGAAGCCCAACGGCATTTTTGTGATACTCGAAACATCCGTCCCTGAAAAATTCCCGTTTAAGCAGGGCTACACTTTTTACAGCAAGTACATGCTTCCGATGATAGGGAGGCTATTCTCTAAAGACCGTTCGGCGTATGCTTACCTTAGCGAATCGGCTTCGGTTTTCCCACATGGTGAAGCGCTGAACAATATTTTACGCAAAATTGGGTTTATAGAGGTTAAGAATATGCCGCAGACCTTTGGTGTGGCAACCATTTACTCCGCTTCAAAACAATAA
- a CDS encoding DUF3368 domain-containing protein: MHKIIISDTSCLIILSKIGELDLLKLIYGQIITTPEIAEEFGEPLPEWIIVRRIADNSRQQILELQIDRGESSAIALALEIVECTLILDDYKARKIAVRLGLTITGTIGIIVKAKLSGIIPSIKPYLNKIKQTDFRISGELEDLALKQANE; the protein is encoded by the coding sequence GTGCATAAGATTATAATCTCCGATACCAGCTGCCTTATTATACTGTCGAAAATTGGCGAACTTGACCTGCTGAAGCTTATCTACGGTCAAATTATTACAACACCTGAAATAGCAGAAGAATTTGGCGAGCCATTGCCTGAATGGATAATTGTCCGGCGCATAGCTGACAATTCACGACAGCAAATTCTGGAATTACAGATTGACAGAGGCGAATCAAGCGCAATAGCTCTAGCTTTAGAAATTGTCGAATGCACATTGATTCTTGATGATTATAAAGCAAGAAAAATAGCAGTTAGATTAGGCTTAACTATCACAGGGACTATCGGAATTATTGTAAAGGCGAAACTTTCGGGTATAATCCCTTCTATAAAGCCGTATTTAAACAAAATCAAACAAACCGATTTTAGGATTTCAGGAGAATTAGAAGATCTCGCTTTAAAACAAGCAAATGAATAG
- a CDS encoding UPF0175 family protein, with protein sequence MKTLTINIPDDFNLDSREFLMLAASKLYEQGRLSLGQAATLAGLSKRAFAEIIGIYDISLFNYPASDLANDIASA encoded by the coding sequence ATGAAGACACTGACAATCAATATCCCCGATGACTTTAATCTGGATAGCAGGGAATTTTTAATGCTTGCAGCCTCCAAGCTATATGAGCAGGGAAGGCTGTCCCTGGGTCAGGCTGCTACATTGGCAGGCCTTTCAAAACGTGCATTTGCAGAAATAATAGGAATATACGATATTTCTCTTTTTAATTATCCTGCTTCCGATTTGGCAAATGATATAGCCAGTGCATAA
- a CDS encoding GNAT family N-acetyltransferase produces the protein MTIRPYSPSDDPAILELLRCNTPEFFAVSEEADLIDYLAKHIDHYYVVEIDGSIMGCGGFNRRDDEKRGVLSWDIIHPDAHGKGVGSALVKFRIAEMQKLGMEEIGVRTTQLVYPFYEKMGFRLKSPFTKDYWAKGFDLYDMVLDKV, from the coding sequence ATGACCATCCGCCCCTACTCTCCTTCTGACGATCCGGCAATACTGGAACTGTTACGCTGCAACACCCCTGAATTTTTTGCTGTAAGCGAAGAAGCCGACCTTATTGATTACCTTGCAAAACACATTGACCATTATTATGTGGTTGAAATTGACGGAAGCATTATGGGCTGTGGCGGTTTCAACAGGCGGGATGACGAAAAACGTGGTGTGCTATCCTGGGATATCATCCATCCTGACGCGCATGGCAAAGGTGTGGGCAGCGCACTGGTAAAATTCAGGATCGCGGAAATGCAAAAGCTGGGTATGGAGGAAATTGGCGTACGCACTACGCAGTTAGTATATCCATTTTATGAGAAAATGGGCTTCAGGCTTAAAAGCCCTTTTACAAAAGATTATTGGGCAAAGGGATTTGATTTGTATGATATGGTATTAGATAAAGTTTAG
- a CDS encoding helix-turn-helix domain-containing protein has protein sequence MKAKNNLMSLEEFKEKHYGKIGTKKRDELEAGYEDFKVGAMLHIARLEKGLTQQELADKAGTTKSYISKIENNVKEVRLSTLQKIVEVGLGGNLELSIKI, from the coding sequence ATGAAAGCGAAAAATAATTTGATGTCCCTTGAAGAGTTTAAAGAAAAGCATTATGGCAAAATTGGAACAAAAAAGAGGGATGAATTAGAAGCCGGATATGAAGATTTTAAAGTTGGAGCAATGCTGCATATCGCCCGTCTCGAAAAAGGGTTAACCCAACAGGAACTTGCCGATAAAGCAGGCACTACAAAGTCATATATTTCAAAAATTGAAAATAACGTCAAGGAAGTTCGCTTATCAACCTTGCAAAAAATTGTAGAGGTTGGATTAGGAGGTAATTTGGAGCTGTCAATCAAAATATAA
- a CDS encoding type II toxin-antitoxin system RelE/ParE family toxin, protein MEAKRKITFYKNYFNDFFIIQRDKVRFKIIWTFDLIEQLERVPETYLKHIENTNGLYEIRIQTGSDIFRIFCFFDEGKLIVLANGFQKKLKKHQRKKLKRH, encoded by the coding sequence ATGGAAGCTAAAAGAAAAATCACTTTCTATAAAAATTATTTTAATGACTTTTTCATTATACAACGTGATAAAGTCAGATTTAAAATTATTTGGACATTTGACCTTATAGAACAACTTGAGCGCGTACCAGAGACCTACCTCAAGCATATTGAAAACACAAATGGCCTGTATGAAATCCGTATCCAGACGGGAAGTGATATCTTTAGAATATTTTGCTTTTTTGATGAAGGAAAACTTATTGTACTGGCAAATGGCTTTCAAAAGAAACTCAAAAAACACCAAAGAAAGAAATTGAAAAGGCATTAA
- a CDS encoding dihydrofolate reductase, whose translation MTLTLIAAAAENNALGKDNQMIWHLPDDFKRFKQITTGHYIIMGRKTFESFPRPLPNRTHVIITRQEDYKAEGCIVVNSLNAAIAACPQDEEVFVIGGGEIYKQSIDRADKIELTKVYDTSPEADAFFPDIDPKKWELAEEVFHPKDEKHAYDMAFQTWLRK comes from the coding sequence ATGACCCTTACCCTTATTGCAGCTGCCGCAGAGAACAACGCCCTGGGCAAAGACAACCAGATGATATGGCACCTTCCGGACGATTTTAAGCGCTTTAAGCAGATAACTACCGGCCACTATATTATCATGGGCCGCAAAACGTTTGAGAGCTTCCCGAGGCCGCTGCCCAACCGTACACACGTTATCATCACCCGCCAGGAAGATTACAAAGCCGAAGGATGCATTGTAGTGAACAGCCTCAATGCTGCTATTGCCGCCTGCCCGCAGGATGAAGAAGTTTTTGTGATAGGCGGTGGCGAGATTTACAAACAATCTATTGACAGGGCCGACAAGATAGAATTGACTAAAGTATATGACACCTCTCCCGAAGCCGATGCTTTTTTTCCTGACATCGACCCTAAAAAATGGGAACTGGCAGAAGAAGTTTTCCATCCGAAAGATGAGAAGCATGCCTATGATATGGCGTTCCAGACGTGGTTGAGAAAATAA
- a CDS encoding 2TM domain-containing protein: protein MEQNQQELYEYARKRVKQKKRVYLHFILFFVSSIFFYIINKCLDVDPQDDWYLWAITAWAFLFIMHFIKVFVTESFINKKWEQEQIAKLVARQERKISQLEKKIEKDNNPSLQ, encoded by the coding sequence ATGGAACAAAATCAACAGGAACTTTATGAATATGCCCGGAAAAGGGTAAAGCAGAAGAAACGTGTTTACCTTCACTTCATACTGTTTTTTGTCAGCAGCATTTTCTTTTACATTATCAATAAATGCCTGGACGTAGACCCGCAGGACGACTGGTATCTTTGGGCCATAACCGCATGGGCTTTCCTGTTTATAATGCATTTTATAAAGGTATTCGTTACCGAAAGCTTTATCAACAAAAAGTGGGAGCAGGAGCAAATCGCCAAGCTTGTGGCCCGTCAGGAACGGAAAATAAGCCAGCTTGAAAAGAAAATAGAAAAAGACAACAACCCTTCGTTACAATGA